From one Halothece sp. PCC 7418 genomic stretch:
- the tkt gene encoding transketolase, protein MVAATQSLEQLCINSIRFLAIDAVEKASSGHPGLPMGAAPMAFVLWDKFLRFNPKNPHWFNRDRFVLSAGHGCMLQYALLYLTGYDSVSLDDIKQFRQWESKTPGHPENFMTEGVEVTTGPLGQGISNAVGLAAAEAHLAARFNKPDCQIVDHYTYVIASDGDLMEGVSNEACSLAGHLGLGKLIALYDDNHISIDGETELSFTEDRMKRYEALGWHTQVIEDGNTDLEGLEKAIANAKAVTDKPSIIGVRTVIGFGSPNKANTHDVHGAALGKDEVAATRKELGWEYGEFEVPEDALSHFRKAVDRGAQSEQEWNQLFAEYKGKYPEDAKNLQQLISGELPAGWEDALPTYTPDDKADATRNQSGAVLNALSPVLPGLVGGSADLAPSNKTYVKSSGDFQKGAYENRNFRFGVREHGMGAICNAMALHNSGLIPYGATFLIFTDYMRGAIRLSALSRAGVIWVMTHDSIGVGEDGPTHQPIEQVASLRAIPELAVFRPADGNETSGAYKVAVERAAGNPHAPTLLALSRQKLPNLQGSSIEKAAKGGYVLSDSNGTPELILIGTGSEVELCVNAAEQLRQEGKNVRVVSMPCWELFEEQDAGYKESVLPQVVTKRVAVEAGTTFGWCRYVGAEGEVIGIDHFGASSPGGVAMKNFGFTTENVVETAKKVLG, encoded by the coding sequence ATGGTCGCTGCTACTCAATCACTCGAACAACTTTGCATCAATTCCATACGCTTTCTCGCAATTGATGCCGTCGAAAAAGCCAGTTCTGGACACCCTGGCTTACCCATGGGGGCTGCTCCCATGGCGTTTGTCCTCTGGGATAAATTTCTGCGCTTCAACCCCAAAAATCCCCATTGGTTCAACCGCGATCGCTTCGTTCTCTCCGCAGGACATGGTTGTATGTTGCAATATGCCCTGCTTTATCTCACCGGTTACGATAGCGTTAGTCTAGACGATATTAAACAATTCCGTCAATGGGAATCCAAAACCCCCGGTCACCCCGAAAACTTTATGACTGAAGGGGTAGAAGTGACCACAGGCCCCCTCGGACAAGGAATTTCTAATGCTGTCGGTTTAGCAGCAGCAGAAGCCCATCTCGCTGCTCGTTTTAACAAACCTGATTGTCAAATTGTCGATCACTACACTTACGTCATCGCCAGTGATGGTGACTTAATGGAAGGCGTTTCTAATGAAGCCTGTTCTCTCGCAGGACACCTTGGACTCGGTAAACTCATTGCACTTTACGATGACAACCACATCTCCATTGATGGCGAAACCGAACTCTCTTTCACCGAAGATCGGATGAAACGCTATGAAGCCCTCGGTTGGCATACACAAGTTATTGAAGATGGTAATACTGACCTTGAAGGTCTAGAAAAAGCCATTGCTAATGCAAAAGCAGTCACCGATAAACCTTCCATTATTGGAGTCAGAACGGTCATCGGTTTTGGTTCTCCCAATAAAGCAAACACCCATGATGTTCACGGGGCCGCTTTAGGAAAAGATGAAGTCGCAGCGACTCGGAAAGAACTCGGTTGGGAGTACGGCGAATTTGAAGTTCCTGAAGATGCACTCAGCCACTTCCGTAAAGCTGTCGATCGCGGAGCGCAATCAGAACAAGAGTGGAATCAACTCTTTGCAGAATATAAGGGCAAATATCCCGAAGACGCGAAGAATCTCCAGCAACTCATTAGCGGTGAACTCCCAGCAGGTTGGGAAGATGCACTCCCTACTTACACCCCTGATGATAAAGCCGATGCCACTCGTAACCAGTCGGGAGCAGTCTTAAATGCCCTTTCCCCCGTGTTACCTGGTTTAGTCGGTGGTTCCGCTGACTTAGCACCCTCCAACAAAACCTACGTCAAATCCAGTGGTGACTTCCAAAAAGGCGCTTACGAAAACCGTAACTTCCGCTTTGGGGTTCGTGAACATGGCATGGGCGCGATTTGTAACGCCATGGCACTCCACAATTCTGGTTTAATCCCTTATGGCGCAACCTTCCTCATCTTTACTGATTATATGCGCGGTGCAATTCGTCTTTCTGCACTGTCTCGCGCTGGGGTAATTTGGGTAATGACTCACGACTCCATCGGTGTCGGTGAAGATGGTCCAACTCACCAACCCATTGAACAAGTTGCTTCCTTACGGGCGATTCCAGAATTAGCTGTTTTCCGTCCTGCTGATGGGAATGAAACCTCTGGGGCTTATAAAGTTGCTGTCGAACGTGCAGCAGGAAATCCTCATGCTCCCACCCTCCTCGCACTCTCTCGTCAAAAACTCCCTAATTTACAAGGAAGTTCCATTGAAAAAGCAGCTAAAGGGGGTTATGTCCTTTCTGATAGCAACGGCACGCCAGAACTGATTCTAATTGGTACAGGGAGTGAAGTTGAACTCTGTGTCAATGCAGCCGAACAACTTCGTCAAGAAGGGAAAAATGTTCGCGTTGTTTCTATGCCTTGTTGGGAACTGTTTGAAGAACAAGACGCAGGCTATAAAGAGTCAGTTTTACCGCAAGTGGTAACGAAACGAGTGGCTGTTGAAGCGGGAACAACATTTGGCTGGTGTCGCTATGTCGGCGCTGAAGGTGAAGTCATTGGTATCGATCACTTTGGTGCATCCTCTCCTGGTGGCGTGGCTATGAAAAACTTTGGTTTCACCACTGAAAATGTTGTTGAAACCGCGAAAAAAGTCTTAGGCTAA
- a CDS encoding type 1 glutamine amidotransferase: MELTIGWLYPTLMSTYGDRGNVICLQQRSQWRGLQVKVVRLDLDATATAFEEIDLFVGGGAQDRQQEIVMRDLKGAKAQILRNKIEGGTPGVFTCGSPQLLGHYYEPAYGERIEGLGIFDLVSKHPGNKADRCIGNIVFRLTASPLAQMVQARTGEPPIVIGFENHGGRTYLGNVQPLGRVIVGNGNNQEDGYEGAFYGNAIATYAHGPLLPKNPFLADWLIETALELKYQKTIQLSPLEDELAQKARKAMFKRLEVGNLA, translated from the coding sequence ATGGAATTAACCATAGGCTGGCTATATCCCACCTTAATGAGTACCTACGGCGATCGCGGAAATGTGATTTGTCTGCAACAGCGCAGTCAATGGCGGGGCTTACAGGTGAAAGTGGTTCGTCTCGATTTAGATGCAACCGCAACCGCCTTTGAAGAGATTGATTTATTTGTTGGCGGGGGCGCACAAGACCGTCAGCAAGAGATTGTCATGCGAGACTTAAAAGGGGCAAAAGCTCAAATCTTGCGTAATAAAATTGAAGGCGGAACACCCGGCGTTTTTACCTGTGGTTCACCTCAACTGTTAGGACATTATTATGAACCTGCTTATGGGGAACGCATCGAAGGCTTAGGGATTTTTGATTTAGTCAGTAAGCATCCTGGTAATAAAGCCGATCGCTGCATTGGCAATATTGTGTTCCGTTTAACCGCTTCTCCCCTCGCGCAGATGGTACAAGCACGCACCGGTGAACCCCCGATTGTGATCGGGTTTGAAAATCATGGCGGACGCACCTATTTAGGCAATGTCCAGCCCTTGGGAAGAGTCATTGTTGGAAATGGCAATAATCAGGAAGATGGCTATGAGGGAGCATTTTATGGCAACGCGATCGCGACCTATGCCCATGGCCCCCTTCTCCCCAAAAATCCCTTTCTTGCGGATTGGCTGATTGAAACCGCTTTGGAATTGAAATATCAAAAAACCATTCAACTTTCACCTCTGGAAGATGAGTTAGCCCAGAAAGCTCGGAAAGCGATGTTTAAGCGTCTAGAGGTGGGAAACTTAGCTTAA
- a CDS encoding metal ABC transporter solute-binding protein, Zn/Mn family, protein MSEAMKQHPFIKLIALLSMTTLWVGCGTPSVNETPETPDETTPEAVTEKLEITVSILPQKYFVERIGGNTVDVNVMVQPGASPATYEPKPQQMKALSDAEAYLRMRVPFEKAWMDRIESANSEMKIVDLTQGIDRQPIAQHHHHGEHDHAHHHGEEEEKAVNLDPHIWLSPALVKQQAQTIYNTLVALNPDAANTYQENLDALISDIETLDQNIEATLADLDQRTFMVFHPSWGYFARDYDLEMIPIEVGGTEPSAAELSQFVKQAKAEKISVIFVQPQFGVQSANAIAQSVNAEVLEIDPLAENWLENMQSVTDVFETALNQTPDQQ, encoded by the coding sequence ATGTCCGAAGCCATGAAACAACATCCTTTCATTAAGCTCATTGCTTTACTCTCGATGACAACTTTGTGGGTGGGATGTGGAACCCCCTCTGTTAATGAAACACCAGAAACACCTGATGAGACTACTCCTGAAGCTGTCACCGAAAAATTGGAGATTACAGTCAGCATTCTTCCGCAAAAATATTTTGTGGAACGGATTGGCGGTAATACAGTTGATGTCAATGTCATGGTGCAACCAGGGGCTTCTCCTGCAACCTATGAACCCAAACCCCAACAAATGAAAGCTCTCAGTGATGCGGAAGCCTATCTGCGGATGCGAGTTCCTTTTGAAAAAGCCTGGATGGATCGGATTGAAAGTGCGAATTCGGAAATGAAAATTGTTGATTTAACTCAAGGAATTGACCGTCAACCGATCGCGCAACACCATCATCACGGAGAACATGATCACGCCCATCATCACGGAGAAGAAGAAGAAAAAGCAGTCAATCTTGATCCTCATATTTGGCTTTCACCTGCGTTAGTGAAACAACAAGCGCAAACCATTTATAACACACTGGTTGCACTGAATCCTGATGCTGCTAATACTTACCAAGAAAACTTAGATGCTTTGATCAGCGATATTGAAACTTTAGATCAAAATATTGAAGCCACTCTCGCTGACTTAGACCAGAGAACATTTATGGTTTTTCATCCCTCTTGGGGCTATTTTGCCAGAGACTATGATTTAGAAATGATTCCCATTGAGGTTGGGGGAACTGAACCCAGTGCTGCAGAATTATCTCAGTTTGTGAAACAAGCAAAAGCAGAGAAAATTAGTGTTATTTTTGTACAACCCCAGTTTGGGGTGCAAAGTGCAAACGCGATCGCGCAATCTGTCAATGCAGAAGTTTTAGAAATTGACCCCTTAGCCGAAAACTGGCTGGAAAATATGCAATCGGTTACCGATGTTTTTGAAACTGCTTTAAATCAGACACCAGATCAACAATAG
- a CDS encoding metal ABC transporter ATP-binding protein, with product MSTLSLSAQSEIIRIENLWVHYDQESVLEGINLFVKEGDYIGIIGPNGGGKTTLFKVILGLIPHQKGEIKILGEPVKKGRQYIGYVPQIMQFDAAFPITVADVVRMGRLGKRRLLQHYRKRDEVIVDRVLEQVGLLKWRDRALSELSGGQKQRVYIARALATEPKILLLDEPTANLDQNVSTTLYELLRQLNEFVTILMISHDISAVSAYVKTIGCLNRTFHYHGGNQLTSELLEQTYGDRVQQLVHVSKRFLAEHQQDRNNNA from the coding sequence ATGAGTACATTGAGTTTGTCAGCACAATCAGAAATTATTAGGATTGAAAATCTTTGGGTGCATTATGATCAGGAATCGGTTTTAGAAGGGATTAATTTGTTCGTTAAAGAAGGAGATTATATCGGGATTATTGGCCCCAATGGTGGCGGAAAAACAACGTTATTTAAAGTGATTTTAGGGTTGATTCCCCACCAAAAAGGTGAGATTAAAATTTTAGGAGAACCTGTAAAAAAAGGAAGACAATATATTGGTTATGTTCCCCAAATTATGCAGTTTGATGCTGCCTTTCCAATTACTGTGGCGGATGTTGTCAGAATGGGACGTTTGGGGAAACGGCGACTCTTACAACATTATAGAAAACGAGATGAAGTGATTGTGGATCGGGTTTTAGAACAAGTGGGATTATTAAAGTGGCGCGATCGCGCTTTATCTGAACTTTCAGGAGGACAAAAACAACGGGTTTATATTGCCAGGGCATTAGCCACAGAACCGAAAATTCTGTTATTAGATGAACCCACCGCTAATTTAGATCAAAATGTTTCCACAACCCTTTATGAACTATTACGTCAGTTAAATGAATTTGTCACTATTCTTATGATTTCTCATGATATTAGTGCGGTTTCTGCTTATGTGAAAACGATCGGCTGTTTAAATCGCACCTTCCATTATCACGGGGGAAATCAACTTACCTCAGAACTGTTAGAACAGACTTATGGCGATCGGGTTCAGCAATTAGTTCATGTCTCCAAACGGTTTTTAGCAGAACATCAACAGGATAGAAATAATAATGCTTGA
- a CDS encoding metal ABC transporter permease has product MLEALQYEFFRNAIIAGILVSIAGGIIGSLVVVNRIVFVAGGIAHAAYGGVGLGFFLGFNPVLGALGFSLGSALLMGAVQRNKHLRRDTAIGMLWAIGMAIGVILTDLTPGYKAELESYLFGSILAVPTTNLWIMLVIDIIIIVLVYLFYKELLAISFDETFATVRNVPVNQIYLLLMGIIALAVAMMMQVVGLILVIALLAMPAAVTSQFVKDLKAMMGLGVVLSLLFVTLGLGLSYTLNLTSGATIILVSAIAYLITLILKPILKWRNN; this is encoded by the coding sequence ATGCTTGAAGCCCTTCAATATGAGTTTTTTCGGAATGCTATTATCGCTGGAATTCTAGTTAGCATTGCAGGGGGAATTATTGGTAGTTTAGTCGTTGTTAATCGCATTGTTTTTGTTGCGGGAGGAATTGCTCATGCAGCTTATGGCGGTGTTGGCTTAGGATTTTTCTTAGGATTTAATCCCGTTTTAGGGGCGTTAGGCTTTAGTTTGGGGTCAGCCCTTTTAATGGGCGCAGTGCAACGAAATAAGCATTTAAGGCGCGATACGGCAATTGGAATGTTATGGGCAATTGGGATGGCAATTGGTGTGATTTTAACAGATTTAACCCCAGGTTATAAGGCAGAATTAGAAAGTTATTTATTTGGGAGCATTTTAGCTGTTCCCACCACCAATCTCTGGATTATGCTCGTCATTGATATCATTATTATTGTCTTAGTTTATTTATTTTATAAAGAATTACTTGCCATCTCTTTTGATGAAACCTTTGCTACCGTTCGCAATGTTCCCGTCAATCAAATTTATTTACTATTAATGGGAATTATTGCCCTTGCTGTGGCGATGATGATGCAAGTAGTCGGTTTAATTTTAGTGATTGCTTTATTAGCCATGCCCGCAGCAGTAACCAGTCAATTTGTGAAAGACTTAAAAGCAATGATGGGCTTAGGAGTTGTTTTGAGTTTGCTTTTTGTTACCCTTGGTTTAGGGCTGTCTTATACCTTAAATTTAACCTCTGGGGCAACCATTATTTTAGTCAGCGCGATCGCGTATTTAATCACTTTAATCCTCAAACCCATTTTGAAATGGCGAAACAACTAA
- a CDS encoding phosphoribulokinase, translating to MTTESNRVVLIGVAGDSGCGKSTFLRRLKDLFGEQFMTVICLDDYHSLDRKGRKAAGVTALNPKANNFDLMYEQVKALKEGQAIDKPIYNHETGELDPPERIEPNKVVVIEGLHPLYDERVRELLDFSVYLDISDEVKINWKIKRDMAERGHTYEDVLASINARKPDFTAYIEPQKEFANIVIQVLPTQLIEDKESKYLRVRLIQKEGVEGFEPVYLFDEGSTIDWRPCGRKLTCAYPGIKLFYGPDSYYGHEVSVLEVDGYFDNLEEMIYIESHLSKTATKFYGEMTELLLKHPDAPGANDGTGLFQVLVGLKMREAYELLTQETKAAVRV from the coding sequence ATGACAACTGAATCGAATCGTGTTGTATTAATCGGTGTAGCTGGAGACTCTGGCTGCGGAAAGTCCACGTTTCTGCGTCGCCTTAAAGACCTATTTGGCGAACAGTTTATGACTGTGATTTGTTTAGATGACTATCATAGTCTTGATCGCAAAGGAAGAAAAGCAGCAGGTGTTACCGCCCTGAATCCTAAAGCGAACAACTTTGACCTCATGTATGAGCAAGTGAAAGCACTGAAAGAAGGTCAAGCGATTGATAAGCCGATTTACAATCACGAAACGGGAGAACTTGATCCCCCAGAACGCATTGAGCCGAATAAAGTGGTTGTGATTGAGGGATTACATCCACTCTATGATGAGCGCGTGCGAGAATTACTGGATTTCAGTGTTTACCTTGATATCAGTGATGAAGTCAAAATCAACTGGAAAATTAAGCGTGATATGGCGGAACGCGGTCACACTTACGAAGACGTGCTTGCGTCTATTAATGCTAGAAAGCCAGACTTCACAGCTTACATTGAGCCTCAAAAAGAATTTGCTAATATCGTCATTCAAGTTTTACCAACGCAACTGATTGAAGATAAAGAAAGTAAATATCTACGGGTGCGCCTCATCCAGAAAGAGGGTGTGGAAGGATTTGAGCCCGTTTACTTATTTGATGAAGGTTCGACCATTGACTGGCGCCCCTGTGGTCGTAAGTTAACTTGTGCTTATCCTGGTATTAAACTTTTCTATGGTCCAGATAGCTACTACGGTCATGAAGTATCCGTCTTAGAGGTAGATGGCTATTTTGATAACCTAGAAGAAATGATTTATATTGAAAGCCATTTAAGCAAGACCGCAACTAAATTCTACGGTGAAATGACTGAGCTTCTGTTGAAACACCCTGATGCGCCAGGAGCGAATGATGGAACGGGTTTATTCCAAGTCTTAGTGGGCTTGAAGATGCGGGAAGCCTACGAACTCTTAACCCAAGAAACCAAAGCAGCAGTAAGAGTGTAA
- the adhE gene encoding bifunctional acetaldehyde-CoA/alcohol dehydrogenase produces MTVTNLQELENLISQVKAAQAQYATYTQDQVDAIFKKAALAANMNRIPLAKMAVQETGMGVQEDKVIKNHFASEMIYNKYKHEKTCGIIESDPHYGMQKIAEPIGVLAGIVPTTNPTSTAIFKALLALKTRNGIIFSPHPRAKQCTIDAAKIVRDAALEAGAPPNIIGWIDEPTIELSQTLMQHPSVNLILATGGPGMVKAAYSSGKPSLGVGAGNTPAVIDETANIPMAVSSILISKTFDNGMICASEQSVIVVDDVYEKVREEFIARGAYILNEEEREAVRKVLIVDGRINAKIVGQSVDTIAEMAGIEGAKGKKVLIGEVEDISLEEPFAYEKLSPVLAMYHAQDFEEATKKGQQLISLGGRGHTSVLYTAQQNHSRILHFESILTTGRVLINTPSSQGAIGDLYNFKLDPSLTLGCGTWGGNSVSENVAAHHLLNIKTVSERRENMLWFRVPPKIYFKFGCLPIALQELKGKERAFIVTDKPLFDMGLLKEVTEVLDDIGVEHQVYYDVQPDPKLAEINKGVEAMNQFQPDVIISFGGGSPMDAAKIMWLLYEHPEVEFEGVATRFMDIRKRVYDLPPLGEKAMMIAVPTTSGTGSEVTPFAVVTDEKTGMKYPLADYALTPNMAIVDPELVMNMPKRLTAYGGIDALTHALEAYVSVVATEFTQGLALEAVELLFKYLPNAYKYGANDPVAREKVHYAATIAGMAFANSFLGICHSMAHKLGATFHVPHGLANALMIAHVIRYNTTDAPFKQTIFPQYEYPHAKERYARLADYLKLGGETLDDKVENLVSAIENLKQNLDIPLTIKETLQGEDREFYEKLENLAEQAFDDQCTAANPRYPLIKDLKELYVLAYQGCRVDSMMYHTEEEDSTADSMA; encoded by the coding sequence ATGACTGTTACCAACCTCCAAGAACTCGAAAATCTGATTTCCCAAGTGAAAGCAGCCCAAGCGCAATATGCCACTTACACCCAAGACCAAGTGGATGCTATCTTTAAGAAAGCAGCGTTAGCTGCCAATATGAATCGCATTCCATTAGCAAAAATGGCGGTTCAAGAAACGGGAATGGGGGTGCAAGAAGACAAGGTGATCAAAAATCACTTTGCTTCGGAAATGATTTATAACAAATATAAACATGAGAAAACCTGTGGGATCATTGAATCTGATCCTCACTATGGGATGCAAAAAATAGCAGAACCGATTGGAGTTTTAGCAGGAATTGTTCCTACGACTAATCCCACTTCTACGGCAATTTTTAAGGCTCTACTGGCGCTGAAAACTCGCAATGGCATCATTTTTTCTCCTCACCCTCGCGCGAAACAATGCACCATTGATGCAGCGAAAATTGTGCGCGATGCAGCCCTAGAAGCGGGTGCGCCCCCTAATATTATTGGTTGGATTGATGAACCGACCATTGAACTGTCTCAAACTTTAATGCAGCATCCCAGTGTGAATTTAATTCTCGCCACAGGGGGACCGGGAATGGTAAAAGCTGCTTATTCTTCTGGTAAGCCATCTTTAGGCGTTGGTGCGGGAAATACCCCTGCTGTCATTGATGAAACCGCAAATATTCCCATGGCGGTGAGTTCAATTTTAATTAGTAAAACTTTTGATAATGGGATGATTTGCGCCTCAGAACAATCGGTGATTGTGGTGGATGATGTCTATGAAAAAGTGAGAGAAGAATTCATTGCTCGTGGGGCTTATATTCTCAATGAAGAGGAACGAGAAGCGGTTCGTAAAGTCTTAATTGTTGATGGACGGATTAATGCTAAAATTGTCGGTCAATCCGTCGATACAATTGCGGAAATGGCAGGAATTGAAGGGGCAAAAGGGAAAAAAGTTTTAATTGGAGAAGTGGAGGATATCAGTTTAGAAGAACCCTTTGCTTATGAAAAATTGTCTCCTGTTTTAGCGATGTATCATGCCCAAGACTTTGAAGAGGCAACGAAAAAGGGACAACAATTAATTAGTTTAGGGGGACGGGGACATACATCAGTTCTTTATACTGCTCAACAAAATCATTCTCGAATTTTGCATTTTGAAAGCATTCTCACCACAGGACGGGTGTTAATTAATACGCCTTCTTCTCAGGGCGCGATCGGCGATTTGTATAACTTTAAACTCGATCCGTCATTAACCTTGGGTTGTGGTACTTGGGGTGGTAATTCTGTCAGTGAAAATGTTGCTGCCCATCACCTTTTAAACATTAAAACGGTTTCTGAGCGACGGGAAAATATGTTATGGTTCCGTGTGCCACCGAAAATCTATTTCAAGTTTGGTTGTTTACCGATCGCGCTGCAAGAATTAAAAGGAAAAGAACGGGCGTTTATTGTCACGGATAAACCTTTATTTGATATGGGGTTACTGAAAGAAGTGACTGAGGTTTTAGATGATATTGGTGTCGAACATCAAGTTTATTATGATGTTCAACCTGATCCCAAGCTCGCGGAAATTAACAAAGGCGTGGAGGCGATGAATCAATTCCAGCCTGATGTTATTATTTCCTTTGGTGGCGGTTCGCCCATGGATGCAGCCAAAATTATGTGGTTGCTATACGAACATCCAGAAGTGGAGTTTGAAGGGGTTGCTACCCGCTTTATGGATATTCGGAAACGGGTCTATGACTTACCGCCATTAGGGGAAAAAGCGATGATGATTGCGGTTCCGACAACCTCGGGAACGGGTTCTGAGGTCACGCCGTTTGCTGTGGTAACCGATGAGAAAACGGGAATGAAGTATCCTCTTGCGGATTACGCCCTCACGCCAAATATGGCAATTGTTGACCCCGAGTTGGTGATGAATATGCCAAAACGGTTAACCGCTTACGGGGGAATTGATGCTTTAACCCATGCCTTAGAAGCCTATGTTTCGGTGGTGGCGACAGAGTTTACCCAAGGGCTAGCTTTAGAAGCAGTAGAATTGCTGTTTAAGTATCTCCCCAATGCCTATAAATATGGGGCAAATGACCCCGTGGCGCGGGAAAAAGTCCATTATGCAGCAACGATCGCGGGAATGGCGTTTGCCAACTCTTTCTTAGGAATTTGTCACTCTATGGCGCACAAATTAGGGGCGACCTTCCATGTGCCTCACGGTTTAGCCAACGCGCTGATGATTGCTCATGTCATCCGTTATAACACGACGGATGCACCGTTTAAGCAGACGATTTTCCCCCAATATGAATATCCTCATGCCAAAGAACGGTATGCGCGGTTAGCGGATTATCTTAAACTGGGTGGGGAGACGCTCGATGATAAAGTGGAAAACTTAGTCAGCGCGATCGAAAATCTCAAACAAAATCTTGATATTCCTCTGACCATTAAAGAAACCCTGCAAGGGGAAGATCGAGAATTTTATGAGAAGCTGGAAAATCTTGCTGAACAAGCCTTTGATGACCAATGCACCGCAGCTAATCCCCGTTATCCCCTGATTAAAGACTTGAAAGAGTTGTATGTTTTGGCGTATCAAGGCTGTCGCGTGGATAGCATGATGTATCATACCGAAGAAGAAGATAGCACAGCAGATTCTATGGCATAA
- the pflA gene encoding pyruvate formate-lyase-activating protein yields the protein MNPDQSETHLDPFHTTTMPTPTQGRIHSVESCGTVDGPGIRFVIFTQGCPLRCLYCHNPDCFNPENGTEVAVDELISEVEKYRSYMRFSGGGVTVTGGEPLMQPQFVEAIFQHCQDLGIHTALDTSGYVPLAAAKPVLEKTDLVLLDIKSSVPDIYRSVTSVAIEPTLKFARYLDEINKPTWIRFVLVPNLTDPIDNLKRLAEFVSSLHNVEKLEVLPFHQMGAYKWEKLGYKYQLQDTEPPKPELIASTIHLFQSYGINVN from the coding sequence ATGAATCCAGATCAATCTGAAACTCACCTTGACCCTTTCCATACAACCACAATGCCAACACCAACCCAAGGACGAATCCACTCCGTCGAAAGCTGTGGTACAGTCGATGGACCGGGGATTCGATTTGTAATTTTCACCCAAGGCTGTCCCCTCCGTTGTCTCTACTGTCATAACCCTGATTGTTTTAACCCAGAAAATGGAACTGAAGTCGCCGTTGACGAGCTCATCTCAGAAGTTGAAAAATATCGGTCTTATATGCGCTTTTCTGGGGGCGGGGTGACAGTAACGGGGGGAGAACCCCTGATGCAGCCTCAGTTTGTGGAAGCGATTTTTCAACACTGTCAAGATCTCGGGATTCATACCGCATTAGACACTTCTGGTTATGTCCCCCTAGCAGCAGCCAAACCCGTGCTGGAGAAGACCGATTTGGTCTTACTGGATATTAAATCTAGTGTCCCAGACATTTATCGCAGTGTTACTAGTGTTGCTATTGAACCCACACTCAAATTTGCTCGGTATCTTGACGAGATCAATAAACCCACTTGGATTCGCTTTGTGCTAGTTCCAAATCTCACTGATCCCATTGATAATCTTAAGAGATTAGCGGAATTTGTTTCTAGTTTGCATAATGTAGAGAAGCTGGAAGTTTTGCCCTTTCATCAAATGGGTGCTTATAAATGGGAGAAACTCGGTTATAAGTATCAACTTCAAGACACAGAACCACCAAAACCAGAGTTAATTGCTAGTACAATTCACCTCTTTCAAAGCTACGGTATCAATGTTAATTAG